A region from the Desulfitobacterium dehalogenans ATCC 51507 genome encodes:
- a CDS encoding DUF2634 domain-containing protein, with protein MIPTGGSIANETIEYIEQPSLTWKLDPTKERISGRLDGLESVKQSVSKILQTQRFRHLIYTPNYGAELDKLIGMNPVFVKSEATRMLQEALTQDDRITGVEDVRTTTTGDNLLVEFTVISTYGNLEMSQEVSG; from the coding sequence GAAACAATAGAATACATCGAGCAGCCGTCCCTCACGTGGAAACTCGACCCGACAAAAGAACGAATCTCCGGGCGCTTAGATGGTTTGGAGTCAGTGAAGCAATCAGTCTCGAAGATTCTACAGACACAACGCTTCCGGCATTTGATTTATACCCCGAATTATGGGGCTGAGTTAGATAAGCTGATCGGCATGAATCCGGTTTTTGTGAAGTCCGAAGCTACCAGGATGCTCCAAGAGGCCCTGACCCAGGATGACCGGATCACAGGAGTTGAGGATGTGCGGACTACAACCACCGGAGACAACTTGCTTGTTGAATTCACGGTCATCAGTACCTATGGCAACCTTGAGATGAGCCAGGAGGTGAGTGGCTAA
- a CDS encoding baseplate J/gp47 family protein, with the protein MYENQTYDTILARMLTRVPNTVDKREGSLIFDALAPAAAELAQAYAELDINNNLIFADTASEEYLTRRAAEFGINRKEATKARRRGEFFDNTNAPLNIPIGSRYSIGGLNYTAIEQISTGVFALECETSGTAGNRQFGTLLPITYVNDLARAELTDVLVPGEDEETDEALRSRYYETVNEPAFGGNIADYKQKINAINGVGGTKVFPTWAGGGTVKCTIIAADWEEPSPALVEEVQTIIDPEENQGEGLGQAPIGHAVTISGVDVVTVNVETTLTLAPGVTPGQVQSDVEAVIEAYLLEQRKTWAAQTQIIVRTAQIDARMLTVQGVEDVSGTMLNGVDANLVLDEEEIPSLGTVVINE; encoded by the coding sequence ATGTATGAGAATCAGACCTATGATACGATCCTGGCCAGAATGCTTACGCGAGTGCCGAACACCGTAGATAAGCGGGAGGGCAGTCTGATTTTTGATGCCCTGGCACCTGCAGCGGCTGAGCTTGCTCAAGCCTACGCAGAGTTGGATATTAACAATAATCTTATTTTTGCAGATACGGCCAGTGAGGAATATTTAACAAGACGGGCTGCTGAATTCGGGATTAACCGGAAAGAGGCCACGAAAGCCCGACGCAGGGGAGAATTCTTCGACAATACTAATGCTCCTCTTAACATTCCGATAGGTAGCCGCTACAGTATCGGCGGGCTGAATTATACAGCCATTGAGCAGATCAGTACCGGGGTATTTGCGCTGGAATGCGAAACATCGGGAACAGCGGGTAATCGGCAGTTTGGGACACTACTACCTATCACCTATGTCAATGACTTGGCAAGAGCAGAACTCACCGATGTGCTAGTTCCAGGGGAGGATGAGGAGACGGATGAGGCTCTACGCTCCCGGTATTATGAGACAGTTAACGAACCGGCTTTTGGCGGGAATATTGCTGATTATAAGCAGAAAATCAATGCTATCAACGGTGTCGGGGGAACGAAAGTTTTTCCAACATGGGCAGGCGGTGGGACCGTGAAATGCACGATTATTGCTGCTGACTGGGAAGAGCCGTCCCCGGCACTTGTTGAAGAGGTGCAGACGATTATCGATCCGGAAGAGAATCAGGGGGAGGGCCTGGGGCAGGCCCCTATTGGTCATGCTGTGACCATTTCCGGTGTAGATGTGGTCACTGTGAATGTGGAAACAACGCTTACTCTAGCACCAGGAGTAACACCTGGGCAGGTTCAATCCGATGTAGAAGCGGTCATAGAAGCCTATCTTCTGGAACAGAGAAAGACGTGGGCTGCTCAAACTCAGATCATCGTCAGGACGGCGCAAATTGATGCCAGAATGCTTACAGTCCAAGGTGTGGAAGATGTGTCTGGAACAATGCTGAACGGCGTGGATGCCAATCTTGTGCTTGATGAGGAGGAAATTCCAAGCCTGGGGACGGTGGTTATAAATGAGTAA
- a CDS encoding putative phage tail protein: MSKSIREYWPEYYDNILDFFKLAETEDVEIQDLETAINQLLNDQFVLTSGYEAIKRRERMLGIQADPTTETLDFRKKRIINRYSTKPPFTIRYLQDRLDFLVGEGKAITSVDVQNFILLVETAIEDAALFRELEYTVKATKPANLIYNQKTALRDEIALEEHISKKDINRQSRIGTTWRLGTTPFATLGPEVIIK, encoded by the coding sequence ATGAGTAAGTCGATTAGGGAGTATTGGCCAGAATACTACGACAACATATTAGACTTCTTTAAATTAGCTGAGACAGAGGATGTTGAGATACAGGACTTAGAAACGGCTATCAATCAATTACTGAATGATCAATTTGTCCTCACTTCTGGTTATGAGGCGATAAAACGCCGGGAAAGAATGCTAGGTATCCAGGCTGATCCTACAACCGAAACACTGGACTTCCGGAAAAAGCGGATTATTAACCGTTATTCAACCAAGCCACCGTTCACTATTCGCTATCTTCAGGACCGTTTAGATTTCCTGGTTGGTGAGGGTAAAGCTATCACCAGTGTGGATGTGCAGAACTTTATCCTTTTGGTGGAGACTGCGATAGAGGATGCCGCATTATTTAGGGAATTGGAATATACGGTTAAAGCTACTAAGCCGGCGAATCTTATCTACAATCAGAAAACAGCCTTAAGAGATGAAATAGCATTAGAAGAGCATATATCCAAGAAAGATATAAACCGGCAAAGCCGAATTGGTACAACATGGCGGCTAGGAACAACTCCATTCGCCACATTAGGACCGGAGGTGATCATAAAATGA
- a CDS encoding N-acetylmuramoyl-L-alanine amidase: MPQIEWVGTPNYRASRNGRKPLAIVSHITAGYYPGCLSWMQNPESQASAHYLVLRDGRILQMVKEGDTAWHAGVVNRPNWNLYDGSNPNNYTIGIEHEGMPGDGLTEAQYQSTLWLHGQLLAKYPAIKMDSDHVIGHYRIDSVNRPNCPGAKFPWAKLFADLKGDHEVDNLVIYADGDVGAALLLSFKLKCPMVHKAFAEKIQAKNKHWIGVQGTNGDGNYYYAGSDRIETAKLGL, translated from the coding sequence ATGCCACAAATCGAATGGGTAGGCACACCGAACTATCGTGCCAGTCGCAATGGTCGTAAGCCGCTGGCCATTGTAAGCCATATCACCGCCGGCTATTATCCAGGCTGCTTAAGCTGGATGCAGAATCCTGAATCCCAAGCAAGCGCACATTACCTGGTTCTTAGAGATGGCCGTATATTACAGATGGTTAAGGAGGGAGATACGGCTTGGCATGCTGGGGTTGTCAATAGGCCGAATTGGAACCTATACGACGGATCTAACCCAAACAATTACACCATCGGCATTGAACACGAAGGAATGCCTGGGGACGGGCTGACAGAAGCTCAGTACCAATCCACGCTATGGCTCCATGGTCAGCTCCTGGCAAAGTACCCGGCAATAAAGATGGACAGTGACCACGTTATAGGCCATTACAGAATTGACAGTGTCAACAGACCAAATTGCCCAGGGGCTAAGTTTCCCTGGGCTAAGTTATTTGCAGATTTGAAGGGAGATCATGAAGTGGATAACCTCGTAATCTACGCCGACGGGGACGTAGGAGCCGCGCTTTTGCTCAGCTTTAAGCTAAAATGCCCGATGGTCCATAAGGCCTTTGCAGAGAAAATCCAGGCTAAGAATAAGCACTGGATTGGGGTACAGGGGACAAACGGCGACGGGAATTATTACTATGCCGGCAGTGACCGTATTGAGACGGCGAAGTTAGGATTATAG
- a CDS encoding helix-turn-helix domain-containing protein: MIENRLSEIMGRKRLKISEVLEGTGLARNTVADLYHGRAKGVQFETLDKLCTYLGVEVGELLVHEKSTEE; the protein is encoded by the coding sequence ATGATCGAAAACAGACTGAGCGAAATAATGGGCAGAAAAAGGCTTAAAATATCTGAGGTACTGGAAGGAACCGGCTTGGCCCGGAATACCGTAGCAGACCTTTACCACGGCAGGGCAAAAGGAGTACAATTTGAAACGCTGGATAAACTCTGTACCTACCTGGGCGTTGAAGTAGGGGAGTTGCTGGTACACGAAAAAAGCACCGAAGAATAA
- a CDS encoding helix-turn-helix domain-containing protein has product MIKIDAVTIGKNITARREQLNMSIEYLAQKTGITLKRIKQIEAGEKRPNIAPLARIAWALEITIEELLTVEQTTATKVLYNIAQSHEKSTEE; this is encoded by the coding sequence ATGATCAAAATTGACGCTGTCACAATTGGTAAAAACATAACTGCGCGCCGCGAACAGCTTAATATGAGCATAGAATATTTAGCACAGAAGACAGGGATCACGTTAAAGCGCATCAAGCAAATAGAAGCAGGGGAGAAGCGGCCAAATATTGCACCGTTGGCACGGATTGCCTGGGCCTTAGAAATTACAATAGAAGAGTTGCTGACGGTAGAGCAAACCACGGCAACTAAAGTTTTGTATAACATAGCTCAAAGTCACGAAAAAAGCACCGAAGAATAA
- a CDS encoding DedA family protein, which yields MEVIQTVVDFFIHLDSHIGEIIAAYGVWTYLILFLIIFAETGLVVTPFLPGDSLIFVVGTFAAAGALDVRILFFLLLGAAVLGDTVNYEVGRFLGPKVFSKEMRFLNHENLMKTQRFYEKHGGKTIIIARFIPIIRTFAPFVAGVGTMKYLRFLAYNFVGALLWVTIALCAGYFFGGLPFVRDNFTLVIFAIIGISAMPAVYAYVKSWLEERNQRKVSTNNESN from the coding sequence TTGGAAGTTATACAGACCGTGGTGGACTTTTTTATTCACTTGGACAGTCATATTGGTGAAATCATAGCTGCTTATGGGGTTTGGACTTATCTCATTCTCTTTTTGATTATCTTTGCTGAAACAGGGTTGGTTGTAACCCCTTTTCTGCCAGGAGATTCTTTGATTTTTGTAGTAGGTACTTTCGCAGCCGCCGGTGCTTTAGATGTGCGGATTTTATTTTTCTTGCTGCTGGGGGCTGCGGTTTTAGGGGATACGGTCAATTATGAGGTCGGCCGCTTCTTAGGGCCAAAAGTATTTTCCAAAGAGATGCGTTTTCTTAATCATGAGAACCTTATGAAGACACAAAGGTTTTATGAGAAGCATGGGGGCAAGACCATTATCATTGCCCGCTTCATTCCTATTATTCGAACCTTTGCCCCCTTCGTAGCAGGTGTCGGCACAATGAAATACCTGAGGTTCCTTGCCTATAATTTCGTAGGGGCCTTACTGTGGGTTACGATAGCTCTTTGCGCCGGTTATTTCTTTGGCGGTCTACCTTTCGTACGGGACAATTTCACCCTGGTGATTTTTGCCATTATTGGCATATCGGCTATGCCGGCGGTTTATGCCTATGTTAAGAGTTGGCTGGAGGAGAGAAACCAGCGGAAAGTAAGTACGAATAATGAATCAAATTAA
- the aroF gene encoding 3-deoxy-7-phosphoheptulonate synthase has translation MNLPLVGLKGERSMIRVGDTTIGAQEIVLMAGPCAVESREQMRAAAQGVKEAGGKILRGGVYKPRTSPYSFQGLGEEGIDYLAEAAAEYGLLTVTEVMDERSLEVLVNKVDILQVGSRNMQNFHLLKLLGEINTPVILKRGLAATVEEWLSAAEYILTGGNSQVILCERGIRTFEPSTRNTLDLGAVSLVKVLSHLPVIVDPSHAAGRVDIIPSLAKAAIAVGADGLLIEVHPNPGEAQSDGIQSLTPEQFARLSAELRPIAQSVGRSMEHPQIV, from the coding sequence ATGAATTTGCCTTTAGTGGGATTAAAGGGTGAGCGAAGTATGATCAGGGTAGGGGATACGACCATTGGAGCCCAGGAGATCGTACTGATGGCCGGTCCCTGTGCTGTAGAGTCCAGAGAACAGATGCGGGCCGCTGCCCAAGGGGTCAAAGAAGCTGGCGGAAAGATTTTAAGAGGGGGAGTCTATAAGCCCCGTACTTCCCCCTATAGCTTCCAGGGTTTAGGGGAAGAAGGAATAGACTATCTGGCGGAGGCTGCTGCAGAATATGGGCTCCTTACCGTGACGGAGGTTATGGATGAACGTAGCCTGGAAGTGCTGGTGAATAAGGTGGATATTCTGCAGGTAGGTTCTCGCAATATGCAAAATTTCCATCTTCTTAAGCTCTTGGGAGAGATAAATACTCCTGTAATTCTTAAAAGGGGCCTGGCGGCCACGGTGGAGGAATGGCTCTCGGCTGCAGAATATATCCTAACCGGTGGGAATTCTCAAGTGATTCTCTGTGAGCGGGGGATTCGTACTTTTGAGCCCAGCACTCGTAATACCTTGGATCTCGGTGCGGTGAGCTTAGTGAAAGTGCTTTCTCATCTGCCTGTCATTGTGGACCCCAGCCATGCGGCTGGGAGAGTGGATATCATTCCTTCCTTAGCCAAGGCTGCTATAGCGGTAGGAGCCGATGGGCTGCTTATTGAAGTCCATCCTAATCCTGGGGAAGCCCAAAGCGACGGTATCCAATCTCTCACTCCGGAGCAGTTTGCCCGGCTCTCTGCAGAGCTCCGACCTATAGCACAAAGCGTCGGACGGAGTATGGAACATCCTCAAATAGTTTGA
- a CDS encoding DNA polymerase Y family protein — MGKPIIFHIDVNSAYLSWEATYRLQQGDPLDLRTVPSVVGGDPLTRHGIVLAKSILAKEYGIKTGETLYSALSKCPDLIIAKPNYLLFRQCSKALGDILREYSPLIQQFSVDEYFLDFTSMDLLFGDPLAIAYQIKDRVKKELGFTVNIGISTNKLLAKMASELQKPDKVHTLFPEEIPEKMWPLPIGELFMVGRATTRKLLSRNIKTIGELAHTDPRLLKAILKSYGLLIWNYAHGIENSPVRPGGRVEVKGMGNSTTLSFDVDNRKEAHLVLLSLVETVSARLRHSQYFTRLVSISFRTNEFLSYSHQRKLSQATDCTNEIWEIACRLFDELWKGQPLRHLGVRVSELCQNDFLQLSLFAKDYEKERKVDQAIDGIRERFGSQAIMRSSYLHSGLKSMTGGVIAEEEYPTMTSLL, encoded by the coding sequence TTGGGTAAACCTATCATTTTTCATATTGATGTTAACTCAGCCTATCTCTCTTGGGAGGCGACCTACCGCCTTCAGCAAGGAGATCCCCTGGATTTAAGAACCGTCCCTTCTGTAGTCGGCGGGGATCCCTTGACCCGGCACGGGATCGTCCTGGCCAAATCGATCTTAGCTAAAGAATACGGTATCAAAACCGGGGAAACCCTATATTCCGCCCTCTCCAAATGTCCGGACTTGATCATTGCCAAGCCCAATTATCTCCTCTTTCGTCAGTGCAGCAAAGCTCTAGGCGATATCTTAAGGGAGTATTCTCCTTTAATCCAACAATTTTCCGTGGATGAATATTTTCTGGACTTCACTTCCATGGATCTTCTTTTTGGGGACCCCCTGGCTATCGCTTATCAAATTAAAGATCGGGTTAAAAAGGAGCTGGGCTTTACTGTAAATATCGGCATCTCTACCAATAAGCTGTTAGCAAAGATGGCTTCGGAACTCCAAAAGCCCGACAAAGTCCACACCTTATTTCCTGAAGAGATTCCTGAAAAAATGTGGCCCTTGCCCATCGGAGAACTTTTCATGGTGGGAAGAGCAACTACCCGGAAACTTCTCTCCCGCAATATCAAAACCATTGGAGAGTTGGCACACACTGACCCCCGCCTCTTAAAAGCAATCTTGAAAAGCTATGGCCTTCTAATTTGGAATTATGCTCACGGAATCGAAAACTCTCCCGTCCGTCCCGGCGGAAGGGTAGAGGTCAAAGGCATGGGCAATTCCACTACCCTATCCTTCGATGTTGATAATCGCAAGGAGGCTCACCTGGTTCTGCTCTCCCTTGTTGAAACCGTCAGCGCCAGGTTAAGGCATAGTCAGTACTTCACCCGGCTGGTGTCCATCTCTTTTCGGACCAACGAATTTCTCTCCTATTCTCATCAACGAAAACTCTCCCAGGCCACAGACTGTACCAATGAAATCTGGGAGATTGCCTGTCGGCTCTTTGACGAATTATGGAAGGGCCAGCCCCTGAGACACCTGGGGGTTCGAGTCTCCGAGCTTTGTCAGAATGATTTCCTGCAGCTTTCCCTCTTCGCCAAGGATTATGAAAAGGAGCGAAAGGTGGATCAAGCTATTGATGGGATTCGCGAGCGCTTTGGCTCTCAGGCTATTATGCGCTCCTCTTATCTTCACTCCGGCCTTAAATCCATGACTGGGGGAGTCATCGCCGAAGAGGAGTATCCGACGATGACCAGCCTGCTTTAA